The sequence AGAGCCGGCAGCTCGAGGTGGCCGACCGCCACAAGTCCGAGTTCCTGGCCAACATGTCCCACGAGCTGCGGACGCCGCTCAACGCCATCATCGGCTACAGCGAGATGCTGCAGGAGGATGCCGCCGACCTGGGGGCCGAGCAGTTCACCGATGACCTCGGGAAGATCAACGCGGCCGGCAAGCACTTGCTGGAGCTCATCAACGCCGTGCTCGACCTGTCCAAGATCGAAGCGGGCAAGATGGAGCTCTACCTCGAGACGTTCGATGTGGCCGCGCTGGTCCGGGACATCGCCGCGGTGATCCAGCCTCTGGCTGCCAAGAACGCCAACCGCCTCGAGGTCGCCTGCCCCGATGGAATCGGGACGATGCGGGCGGACCTGACGAAGGTACGCCAGGCGCTCTTCAACCTCCTGAGCAACGCCTGCAAGTTCACCGAGCGGGGGGCCGTCGCGCTGGCCGTCGAGCGCGAACGGCTCGACGGCCAGGACTGGATGGTGTTCAGCGTGGCGGACACGGGAATCGGCATGACACCGGAGCAGCTCACCCGGCTGTTCGAGGCCTTCTCGCAGGCCGACGCGGCCACGACCCGGCGGTTCGGCGGGACCGGCCTCGGCCTGGCCCTCAGCCGGCGGCTCTGTCGGATGATGGGCGGCGACGTCACCGTCAAGAGCGAGGCGGGCCGGGGCAGCACCTTCACCATCCGGCTACCGGCCCACGTGGCCGAGGCGGTCGAGGAGCCCACGGCCCCGGCCACAGCCCGCGCGCTTGTCGGCATCGGCACCGTCCTGGTGATCGACGACGAGGCGGCGGTGCGCGACCTGATGCAGCGCTTCCTCAGCAAGCAAGGCTTCCGCGTCGTCACCGCGTCCGGCGGCGAGGAGGGCCTGCGCCGGGCCCGGGAGTTGCGGCCCGACGCGATCACGCTGGACGTCATGATGCCGGGCATGGACGGCTGGGCGGTGCTCTCCGCGCTCAAGGCCGACGCCGAGGTGGCCGACATTCCCGTCATCATGCTGACCATCGTCGATGACCGGAATCTGGGCTATGCGCTTGGCGCCGCCGATTATCTGACCAAACCCATCGACCGCGAGCGCCTGGTGGCCGTGCTCAAGAAGTACCGGCGCGACCTCCCAGTGCTCGTGGTGGACGACGACGCTGTGCTCCGCCAGCTCCTCCGGCGGATGCTCGAGCCCGAGGGGTTCACGGTGGTGGAGGCGGAAAACGGCCGCGTGGCTCTCGAGCGCCTGCGCGAGGTTTCGCCGAGCGTCGTCCTGCTGGACTTGATGATGCCGGAGATGGACGGGTTCGAGTTCGCCGCCGAGTTTCGCCGTCACGAGGCCTGGCGCGCCGTTCCGATCGTCGTCATCACCGCCCGCGATCTGTCCCGGGAGGACCACGAGCGGCTCAACGGCTACGTCCAGAAGATCCTCCAGAAGGGCGCGCACGGCCGCGATCAGCTCCTGGCCGAGGTGCGCGAGCTGGTGGCGAGCAGCGTGGCCCGCCGGAGACCGACGGCCTGATGGTCAAGATCCTTCTGGTCGAGGACAACGAGATGAACCGGGACATGCTCTCCCGCCGCCTCACCCGGCGCGGGTACGAGGTGGCCATCGCGGTCGACGGCGAGCAGGGCCTGGCCATGGCACGCGCGGAGCCTCCGGCGCTGATCCTGATGGACATGAGCCTGCCCGGACTGGACGGGTGGGAGGCCACGCGCCAGCTCAAGGCCGCGCCCGAGACCCGATCCATCCCGGTGATCGCCCTCACCGCGCACGCCATGGCCGGCGACCGGGAGAAGGCCATCGCGGCCGGCTG comes from Candidatus Methylomirabilota bacterium and encodes:
- a CDS encoding response regulator; this translates as MVKILLVEDNEMNRDMLSRRLTRRGYEVAIAVDGEQGLAMARAEPPALILMDMSLPGLDGWEATRQLKAAPETRSIPVIALTAHAMAGDREKAIAAGCDDFDTKPIDLARLLEKIEVVLGRAAGA